One part of the Bacillota bacterium genome encodes these proteins:
- a CDS encoding carboxypeptidase regulatory-like domain-containing protein produces the protein MVHYTTWFVSLFLLLIHTSVFADGWISGKVSDMLGRGVYEIAVWASSSETGYTYSASTATDGTYTITLPAGTYTVGLRDPFHFRVQMRHGVVVRDNRTTPLNFTLYNTVWTDDPTWFVDWHRVYAQSFIADGTSVVKVTARVASEATTINVSVHEGGQDGPQVGPARTLYAGQSGRGTAAWHAGEVPVVPGRRYTVVLRRPDNALWSTYMSRPLYFGADAYPDGCAVVDGTSIPDIDLGITICCDNDGHATFYHVRHNNGGQWVNEAVQSFVARGSSLTSVSFITGGVSNVWFTVSVHTAPSGGQMVGAVRYVRGWADSPMMVCWSPGEVPLTPGQTYYLRIRRTTGEGFYIYLANNAYPGGMVYLNGVAQPGLDLGSCVMTVEEYPGAVKPRLQMHSLLTTSVASRSASLYWRTSAPADSMVEYGTDTPYAQTVGNPSLTNIHEVSLSGLEPHTLYHFRVRSRADGYIDGVSGDNTLLTLPETPNLLVNGGFETGAPAGWTYFGASDGVYEGPWFKDLRAVEGRYFIGWATNGGTRNGGVWQRVPAKPDREYCFSAWAWTWCLNIPECNVAVRIGIDPFGRTNPDASGVVWTPWSVNFDRWHPLWVRATAQSGYITVFLQGHASSPAEWNIYAFDNAVLTERVQRFRVSGRVTPGDFVASPEGVPVEVQLRPSVSTQPLRTEVVLLDEMGSYTLSEVESGEYDIAFKASHWLRVVVRGIQVVNADVEGVDVILPNGDVDGD, from the coding sequence ATGGTGCACTACACTACCTGGTTTGTTTCTTTGTTCTTGCTGCTCATTCATACCTCTGTGTTCGCAGACGGCTGGATAAGCGGAAAGGTATCGGATATGCTGGGGCGAGGGGTATATGAGATCGCCGTGTGGGCGAGCTCCAGCGAGACCGGCTACACCTATTCCGCGAGCACCGCGACCGACGGCACGTACACGATAACCTTACCGGCAGGCACGTACACAGTCGGTTTGCGTGACCCGTTTCACTTTCGCGTACAGATGCGCCACGGCGTGGTGGTTCGCGATAACAGGACGACGCCACTGAACTTCACTTTATACAACACCGTGTGGACGGACGACCCTACCTGGTTTGTAGACTGGCATCGGGTATACGCCCAGAGTTTCATTGCCGACGGCACGTCGGTGGTGAAAGTAACAGCGCGCGTGGCATCGGAGGCGACTACCATTAACGTTTCCGTGCACGAGGGCGGTCAGGACGGACCTCAGGTGGGACCCGCACGCACTCTGTATGCTGGACAAAGCGGCAGGGGCACTGCCGCCTGGCACGCCGGGGAAGTGCCGGTAGTTCCTGGCAGGCGATACACGGTGGTATTGCGCCGACCGGACAACGCCCTGTGGTCTACCTATATGAGCCGTCCGCTCTATTTCGGCGCAGATGCTTACCCGGATGGTTGCGCTGTCGTGGACGGTACATCGATACCAGACATAGACCTCGGCATCACCATCTGCTGCGATAACGACGGACATGCTACCTTTTACCATGTTCGCCACAATAACGGCGGGCAATGGGTGAACGAGGCGGTGCAGAGCTTCGTGGCGAGAGGGAGCAGCCTGACCTCCGTCAGCTTCATCACAGGCGGCGTGAGCAACGTCTGGTTCACGGTAAGTGTGCATACCGCTCCATCTGGCGGACAAATGGTCGGCGCTGTGCGCTACGTGCGTGGATGGGCGGATAGCCCCATGATGGTCTGCTGGTCGCCCGGCGAGGTACCCTTGACACCCGGACAGACTTACTACCTGCGCATCCGCCGTACCACCGGCGAGGGATTCTACATCTATCTTGCCAACAACGCCTATCCGGGCGGTATGGTATATTTGAACGGAGTTGCCCAGCCCGGGCTCGATCTCGGAAGCTGTGTCATGACAGTGGAAGAATACCCGGGTGCGGTCAAACCCAGACTGCAGATGCATAGCCTGTTGACCACCAGCGTCGCCTCGCGCAGCGCATCGCTGTACTGGCGTACCAGCGCGCCCGCCGATTCGATGGTCGAATACGGTACCGATACGCCATACGCTCAAACCGTGGGCAATCCGTCCCTGACCAACATCCATGAGGTTAGCCTGAGCGGATTAGAGCCGCATACTCTGTACCACTTTCGGGTGCGCTCGCGGGCGGATGGCTACATCGACGGTGTCAGTGGAGACAACACCCTTCTTACGCTGCCGGAGACGCCCAACCTGCTGGTGAACGGTGGCTTTGAAACGGGCGCGCCCGCGGGGTGGACCTATTTCGGTGCGTCGGATGGGGTGTACGAGGGTCCCTGGTTCAAAGACCTGCGAGCAGTGGAGGGGCGGTACTTCATCGGCTGGGCGACCAACGGCGGCACGCGCAACGGTGGGGTGTGGCAGCGTGTTCCGGCAAAGCCAGATAGAGAGTACTGCTTCAGTGCATGGGCATGGACGTGGTGCTTGAATATTCCGGAATGCAACGTGGCGGTGCGTATCGGCATAGACCCCTTCGGCAGAACGAATCCTGATGCATCCGGCGTGGTGTGGACGCCATGGAGCGTGAACTTTGACCGCTGGCATCCGCTGTGGGTACGGGCGACAGCGCAATCCGGTTACATCACGGTCTTCCTGCAAGGGCACGCCAGTTCGCCCGCCGAGTGGAACATCTATGCTTTCGATAACGCCGTACTCACCGAGCGGGTGCAGAGGTTCCGTGTGAGCGGCAGGGTAACGCCTGGTGATTTTGTCGCCTCACCGGAGGGCGTTCCTGTGGAGGTACAGCTCCGCCCTTCGGTCAGTACTCAGCCACTGCGAACGGAGGTGGTGTTGCTGGATGAGATGGGCAGTTACACCCTGAG
- a CDS encoding prepilin-type N-terminal cleavage/methylation domain-containing protein — protein sequence MKHHYAFTLIELLVVIAIIAILAAILFPVFARARENVRMALCLTHVRELGTALRMYTQDYDETFPKAGSWIAAITDPPVCERDYDPVSRRITCRQRMVDALEPYVKNIQIHRCPSDTGLSYGGFWLFVPPWTERPLWDPEVLGPRGGPLSSYQYNAWSLTCSLGALATPERPERGYFGPYTGLTDAKVAVPSQWLAIGEIWFWHQKDPSTGIARKNYAFADGHAKRLNQDTLADLENKLVSEGYVRLVNSQWGAFQPCQ from the coding sequence ATGAAACATCACTATGCTTTTACGCTCATCGAACTGCTCGTGGTGATAGCCATTATCGCCATTCTGGCGGCGATACTTTTCCCTGTGTTTGCGCGTGCTCGCGAAAACGTACGCATGGCGCTTTGTCTCACGCATGTGCGCGAACTGGGCACGGCATTGCGCATGTACACGCAGGACTATGATGAAACCTTTCCAAAGGCGGGTTCCTGGATCGCTGCCATCACCGACCCTCCCGTCTGCGAACGAGATTATGACCCCGTCAGCCGGCGCATCACTTGCCGTCAGCGCATGGTGGACGCGCTGGAGCCCTACGTCAAAAACATCCAGATACACCGTTGCCCCAGTGATACCGGGTTGTCGTACGGGGGCTTCTGGTTGTTCGTTCCACCGTGGACGGAGCGTCCGCTTTGGGACCCGGAGGTGCTGGGACCACGGGGAGGTCCGCTGAGCAGCTACCAGTATAACGCCTGGTCTCTCACTTGCTCGCTCGGTGCGCTGGCTACACCAGAACGACCAGAGCGGGGCTACTTTGGTCCCTACACCGGGCTGACTGACGCGAAGGTCGCGGTGCCTTCCCAGTGGCTGGCTATCGGCGAGATATGGTTCTGGCACCAGAAAGACCCCAGCACGGGCATTGCCCGCAAAAACTATGCCTTTGCCGACGGACACGCCAAACGATTGAATCAGGACACGCTGGCTGACCTGGAAAACAAACTGGTTTCGGAAGGGTACGTGCGGCTGGTGAACTCGCAGTGGGGTGCTTTCCAACCCTGCCAGTGA
- a CDS encoding PEP-CTERM sorting domain-containing protein has translation MKQLGLLLVLLSGIALPVFAQNLVVNGDFEGGFTNIGGETIANGWSVWDAGNINPVFPGSTHFWQVGGVPGSAQRIIGGQIAGQAFRGGIYQVVNGAIPGLPHIFSFDYLVAGTTDPGAGQERRIGYDLTGGTDPDSASIVWVVMEDATGDKPWQHFETTIVPTGSSVTIWTRVGIFWPVATTFMDIDNVSLTPVPEPSGLAVLGVGIAWLWRRRTS, from the coding sequence ATGAAACAACTCGGTTTGCTGTTGGTGTTGCTGAGCGGCATTGCCCTGCCGGTGTTCGCCCAGAACCTCGTGGTGAACGGCGACTTTGAGGGCGGTTTTACCAACATTGGTGGTGAAACCATCGCCAACGGATGGTCTGTCTGGGACGCAGGGAACATCAATCCGGTCTTTCCAGGCAGCACCCACTTCTGGCAGGTCGGGGGCGTGCCCGGCAGCGCACAGCGAATCATCGGCGGTCAGATTGCCGGACAGGCATTCCGGGGAGGGATTTACCAGGTAGTCAACGGCGCGATACCCGGTCTGCCGCACATCTTCTCCTTCGACTATCTGGTCGCCGGAACCACCGACCCCGGTGCAGGGCAAGAGCGGCGCATCGGCTACGACCTGACCGGCGGTACTGACCCCGACAGTGCAAGCATCGTGTGGGTGGTTATGGAGGATGCCACTGGTGACAAGCCCTGGCAGCACTTCGAGACCACCATTGTGCCCACCGGTTCCAGCGTGACCATCTGGACACGTGTGGGTATCTTCTGGCCCGTTGCCACGACCTTTATGGACATTGACAATGTGAGCCTCACTCCGGTACCGGAGCCTTCTGGCTTGGCGGTGCTGGGCGTTGGGATAGCGTGGCTGTGGCGACGGCGTACAAGCTAG